Proteins encoded by one window of Tunturibacter psychrotolerans:
- the flgK gene encoding flagellar hook-associated protein FlgK, with the protein MGTLTSLLNIASEALLADQAALNATANNVANQNTPGYTREVVSFQSGDSVSLSGESQSSGVTATVSSLRDRVLEQRVQQQTQTTAQSAALQTALQQVENIFGLTSTSTGSGAVASSQLGTAINGFFSSLSSLEGNPSDTATRQKVLTAASALAGAFNTASSQLSQISTSLNQQVSGDVGQINTLTSSIASLNSKIASLSPNGDAGTLEDQRQEDIDQLSQLVGLDQISTSQNGISLTTSGGAVLVSGNQSFQVSTTQAGGNTNVLAGDPPQDVTSNLNGGDLGGALQARDQYLPTYSSALDNLASALGTAVNQQNEQGVDSSGNPGLAIFSLPGGAAGAAASISVSATSPGAVAAATAGEGSSGNNNATALADLSTTNVVGSQTATGFLALFLDQVGSDASGVTTDNATQQAALTQLTTQRDSLSSVSSDQEASNLTQFQRSYQAASQVFSIVDTLMASSINLGVETTVT; encoded by the coding sequence ATGGGTACGCTTACATCACTACTAAATATAGCCAGCGAAGCGTTACTGGCAGATCAGGCCGCGCTGAACGCGACCGCCAACAACGTCGCAAATCAGAATACACCTGGCTATACACGCGAGGTTGTGAGTTTTCAGTCGGGGGATTCAGTTTCTCTAAGCGGGGAGTCTCAGAGCTCGGGCGTAACCGCTACTGTTTCGTCTCTGAGGGATCGAGTCCTCGAACAGCGCGTGCAACAGCAAACGCAGACGACGGCTCAGAGTGCAGCACTTCAAACCGCTTTGCAGCAGGTTGAAAACATATTCGGGCTGACCTCGACTTCGACGGGTTCGGGAGCGGTAGCTTCGTCGCAGCTTGGTACTGCGATCAACGGTTTCTTCAGCTCTTTGTCTTCCTTAGAGGGTAATCCGTCTGATACAGCAACCCGACAGAAAGTACTAACTGCCGCGAGCGCGTTAGCTGGTGCCTTCAATACTGCATCGAGTCAGCTTTCGCAGATATCAACCAGTCTCAATCAGCAAGTCAGCGGTGATGTGGGTCAGATAAATACCCTCACGTCTTCGATAGCTTCTCTTAACTCTAAGATTGCTAGCCTCAGTCCTAACGGGGATGCTGGCACTCTCGAAGACCAGCGGCAAGAGGATATCGATCAACTGTCTCAACTCGTTGGTTTGGACCAGATTTCAACTTCACAGAATGGAATATCTTTGACAACCAGCGGCGGCGCGGTTTTGGTCAGCGGTAATCAATCATTCCAAGTGAGCACGACACAGGCAGGAGGAAATACAAATGTTCTGGCAGGTGATCCCCCTCAGGACGTGACCTCAAATCTCAACGGTGGAGACTTGGGTGGAGCTTTGCAAGCGAGGGACCAGTATTTGCCGACTTATTCGTCGGCGTTAGATAACTTAGCCTCTGCGCTTGGAACTGCGGTAAATCAACAGAACGAGCAGGGAGTTGACAGTAGTGGAAACCCAGGTTTAGCAATCTTCAGTCTTCCAGGTGGCGCGGCCGGTGCCGCAGCGTCGATCTCCGTATCCGCAACTTCCCCTGGAGCCGTAGCCGCGGCCACTGCTGGCGAGGGATCTTCGGGCAATAATAATGCTACGGCGCTTGCCGATCTTTCCACAACGAATGTGGTCGGGAGCCAGACCGCCACAGGCTTCCTCGCTTTATTCCTCGATCAGGTCGGCAGTGACGCTTCTGGTGTAACAACGGATAATGCAACACAACAGGCTGCGCTCACTCAGCTCACTACGCAGCGTGATTCGCTCTCGAGCGTGTCTTCCGATCAAGAGGCGTCGAACTTAACGCAATTTCAACGCTCCTATCAAGCGGCGTCTCAGGTGTTCTCTATCGTTGATACTCTGATGGCGAGCTCAATCAATCTTGGTGTAGAGACTACAGTGACCTAG
- a CDS encoding flagellin — translation MRVDPNYFSTLTGALNQSSSMINNLTSELSSGLSVQSLQDNPVAVAQSTLLASQIDQTDTFVQSASGEASMMQVADSTLGDVVAQVTQALSLAVEGSNGTQNAADNASVAQSLSGILSEVVSLANTSYQGQYLFSGSQGSVQPFTLNTTTTPPTATYAGDTNVQFIEVPGGQKLQINLPGSSVFGSGATGIVGALSQLIGDISGGASTASITTDTAALNTALGQLSDQRSTLDSSLSRLNSATTFAQTTESQLELTQGGLVSANPEVVATQLSSAETQHQALLSVINNLGNQEDLFQLMR, via the coding sequence TTGCGAGTAGATCCGAATTACTTTAGCACTCTGACTGGGGCACTCAATCAGTCCAGTTCCATGATCAACAACCTAACGTCCGAACTATCGAGTGGGTTGAGTGTTCAGTCGCTTCAGGACAATCCGGTCGCTGTTGCGCAAAGTACCCTTCTGGCAAGTCAGATCGATCAGACGGACACATTCGTTCAATCAGCTTCTGGAGAAGCTTCGATGATGCAGGTTGCCGACTCTACTTTGGGTGACGTGGTGGCTCAGGTGACGCAGGCACTCTCGCTCGCCGTCGAAGGCAGTAACGGTACGCAGAACGCGGCAGACAATGCTAGCGTCGCTCAGTCTCTTAGCGGAATTCTCAGTGAAGTGGTCTCGCTGGCGAACACCAGCTATCAGGGGCAATACCTATTTAGCGGCAGTCAGGGATCAGTTCAACCTTTTACGCTGAACACGACCACTACTCCTCCAACAGCCACCTACGCTGGCGACACTAATGTGCAATTCATTGAGGTACCAGGCGGACAGAAGCTTCAGATCAATCTACCCGGCTCTTCAGTTTTCGGTTCGGGAGCTACCGGGATTGTTGGCGCATTGAGTCAATTGATCGGCGATATTTCGGGTGGTGCCTCGACTGCGAGCATCACGACCGATACTGCTGCTTTGAACACAGCTCTTGGCCAGTTATCCGATCAGCGGAGCACTCTCGACAGCTCTTTGAGTCGACTCAACTCCGCCACTACGTTCGCGCAAACCACAGAAAGCCAACTTGAGTTGACGCAAGGCGGCCTGGTCTCTGCAAATCCCGAGGTCGTGGCGACGCAACTGTCGTCTGCGGAAACCCAACACCAGGCCTTGTTGAGTGTCATTAACAACTTGGGGAACCAAGAGGACTTATTTCAGCTTATGAGGTAG